A genomic segment from Conger conger chromosome 2, fConCon1.1, whole genome shotgun sequence encodes:
- the map2k4b gene encoding dual specificity mitogen-activated protein kinase kinase 4b isoform X10, translating to MPCLFKMSAISTSTFYGHKRGKRKALKLNFANPTIKPTTRFTLSTSGPPFQNPHIERLRTHSIESSGKLKISPEQLCDFTAEDLKDLGEIGRGAYGSVNKMVHKPSGLIMAVKRIRSTVDEKEQKQLLMDLDVVMRSSDCPYIVQFYGALFREGDCWICMELMSTSFDKFYKYVYCALDDVIPEEILGKITLTTVKALNHLKENLKIIHRDIKPSNILMDRNGSIKLCDFGISGQLVDSIAKTRDAGCRPYMAPERIDPSASRQGYDVRSDVWSLGITLYELATGRFPYPKWNSVFDQLTQVVRGDPPQLSNSEERQFSPKFINFVNLCLTKDDSKRPKYRELLKHPFILMYEERTVDVASYVCKILDQMPSSPSSPMFVDL from the exons gtAAACGCAAAGCACTGAAGTTAAATTTTGCCAATCCAACAATTAAACCAACTACAAGATTCACTCTCAGCACATCTGGACCTCCTTTCCAGAACCCGCATAT AGAGAGGCTACGGACGCACAGTATTGAGTCTTCAGGAAAGCTGAAGATTTCTCCAGAGCAGCTTTGTGACTTCACTGCTGAGGACCTGAAAGATTTAGGAGAGATCGGGCGGGGCGCATATGGCTCTGTCAACAAGATGGTGCATAAACCCTCAGGCCTGATCATGGCTGTTAAG AGGATTCGATCGACCGTGGATGAAAAGGAGCAGAAGCAGCTGCTAATGGACTTAGATGTGGTTATGAGGAGTAGCGATTGTCCATATATTGTTCAGTTTTATGGGGCTCTCTTCAGAGAG gGGGACTGTTGGATATGTATGGAACTTATGTCTACCTCATTTGACAAATTCtacaaatatgtatattgtgcaTTAGATGATGTGATTCCTGAGGAAATATTAGGCAAAATAACATTAACT ACTGTGAAAGCACTAAACCACTTAAAAGAAAACTTGAAAATAATTCACAGAG ACATCAAGCCATCCAACATTCTCATGGACAGGAACGGCAGCATTAAGCTCTGTGATTTTGGCATTAGCGGACAGCTTGTGGACTCCATTGCCAAAACCAGAGATGCAGGATGCAGGCCTTACATGGCA CCTGAGAGAATAGACCCCAGTGCTTCCAGGCAAGGCTATGATGTCAGATCAGACGTGTGGAGTTTGGGAATCACACTT TATGAGCTGGCTACCGGGCGCTTCCCTTACCCCAAGTGGAACAGTGTTTTTGATCAGCTGACCCAGGTGGTGAGGGGCGACCCCCCACAGCTCAGCAATTCAGAGGAGAGGCAGTTTTCTCCTAAATTCATCAACTTCGTCAATCTGTG CCTTACAAAGGATGACTCAAAGAGGCCAAAGTACAGAGAGCTTTTG AAACACCCGTTCATCTTGATGTATGAAGAACGGACCGTGGACGTTGCTAGCTACGTGTGTAAAATCCTGGATCAGATGCCCTCCTCCCCCAGCTCCCCCATGTTTGTGGATCTATAG